One genomic window of Cottoperca gobio chromosome 10, fCotGob3.1, whole genome shotgun sequence includes the following:
- the LOC115014993 gene encoding acidic repeat-containing protein-like: MKRRRDGEREVRHATKVSRSQTYSIVQTCVFTDYTDDYTDEYTDDYTDDYTDDYTDDYTDDYADDYTDEYADDYTDDYTDDYTDDYADDYTDDYTDDYADDYADDYADEYADDYADDYADDYADDYADDYADDYADDYADEYTDDYTDDYTDDTLTSYADEYADEYADEYADDYADEYADDYADEYADDYADDYADEYADDYADEYADDYPDDYADDYADDYADDYADDYADEYADDYADEYADDYADDYPDEYADDYADDYPDEYADDYADDYADEYADEYAGDYADDYADEYADEYADDYADDYADDYADEYADDYADMLEEAETGGFAL; encoded by the exons ATGAAG CGCAGAcgagacggggagagagaagtacgacatgcaacaaaggtctcAAGGAGTCAAACCTACAGCATCGTGCAGACCTGCGTCTTTACCGACTACACTGACGACTACACTGACGAGTACACTGACGACTACACTGACGACTACACTGACGACTACACTGACGACTACACTGACGACTACGCTGACGACTACACTGACGAGTACGCTGACGACTACACTGACGACTACACTGACGACTACACTGACGACTACGCTGACGACTACACTGACGACTACACTGACGACTACGCTGACGACTACGCTGACGACTACGCTGACGAGTACGCTGACGACTACGCTGACGACTACGCTGACGACTACGCTGACGACTACGCTGACGACTACGCTGACGACTACGCTGACGACTACGCTGACGAGTACACTGACGACTACACTGACGACTACACTGACGA TACGCTGACGAGCTACGCTGACGAGTACGCTGACGAGTACGCTGACGAGTACGCTGACGACTACGCTGACGAGTACGCTGACGACTACGCTGACGAGTACGCTGACGACTACGCTGACGACTACGCTGACGAATACGCTGACGACTACGCTGACGAGTACGCTGACGACTACCCTGACGACTACGCTGACGACTACGCTGACGACTACGCTGACGACTACGCTGACGACTACGCTGACGAGTACGCTGACGACTACGCTGACGAGTACGCTGACGACTACGCTGACGACTACCCTGACGAGTACGCTGACGACTACGCTGACGACTACCCTGACGAGTACGCTGACGACTACGCTGACGACTACGCTGACGAGTACGCTGACGAGTACGCTGGCGACTACGCTGACGACTACGCTGACGAGTACGCTGACGAGTACGCTGACGACTACGCTGACGACTACGCTGACGACTACGCTGACGAGTACGCTGACGACTACGCTGACATGTTGGAAGAAGCTGAAACAGGCGGGTTTgcattgtaa